One window of uncultured Methanoregula sp. genomic DNA carries:
- a CDS encoding PAS domain S-box protein, with the protein MSFLYFDQVYKRPLAIPLIIAISATATLAVNGYGLTHGITNVLPHLFYIPIILAAYYYPRRGLLVSVCISVLYFAEVVLVYPAVSDIWLATVARCIVFIVLAGLFSWLSGKMHSDTRMCRRLVSMVRSSNDAIIGKTLDGIITDWNEGAENLYGYTAGEAIGESISLIMPVSRASEMTTLLEKVRNGEPVERYETERITKDGRIIQVSLSISPIKNEEGIVIGASTSAHDITVQKEMQDQILRSRNEWELTFDAVPDMIAIIDRNHRIVRINQSMARRLNLTPEEAVGRACYQLVHNLSAPLEICPHSRLLIDGNSHSAEIHENALDGEFQITVSPLHNPAGEVTGSVHILHDITAFRKAQDVLEDRERFLNRLLETISNPIFYKDKNGFFLGCNSSFEKYLGLRKDQIIGKTVYDIAPKELADIYFRKDSELFASPGTQIYESQVRYADGTVHDVIFTKSTFNGRDGRIEGLVGVILDITDRKQWELALQQANNKLNMLSSITRHDILNQLMGLRAFLELSREMVTDPEVQGFIEGEERAAEAIGRQIEFTRYYQDIGVQAPRWHDLGQIVRSSLSQLNLGHTSVDIKLPDTEVYADPLIEKVFYNLVENSLRHGEGVTRITFSQEETPEGLVVSYMDDGIGISSEDKARLFQKGFGKNTGLGLFLSREILSITGLSIRETGIPGSGVRFEIIAPKGKYRIHSPSGP; encoded by the coding sequence ATGAGTTTTTTGTATTTCGACCAGGTATACAAACGCCCCCTTGCCATCCCTCTTATCATTGCGATCAGCGCCACAGCAACGCTCGCCGTCAATGGCTATGGCCTTACTCATGGGATAACGAATGTCCTCCCCCATCTTTTCTATATCCCGATCATTCTTGCCGCTTATTATTATCCCCGGCGCGGACTCCTCGTCTCTGTTTGCATCTCGGTTCTGTATTTTGCCGAAGTAGTACTGGTATATCCTGCAGTTTCTGATATCTGGCTGGCGACTGTTGCCCGGTGTATTGTCTTCATCGTTCTTGCCGGGTTGTTCTCCTGGTTAAGCGGGAAGATGCACAGCGACACGCGGATGTGTCGCCGGCTGGTCTCAATGGTCCGGTCCTCCAATGATGCGATCATCGGTAAAACTCTTGATGGTATCATCACGGACTGGAACGAAGGTGCCGAGAACCTCTACGGGTATACCGCCGGGGAAGCGATCGGAGAATCCATTTCGCTGATTATGCCTGTAAGCCGGGCTTCTGAAATGACGACGCTCCTGGAAAAGGTCCGGAATGGTGAACCGGTTGAGCGGTATGAAACGGAACGGATAACCAAAGACGGGAGAATTATCCAGGTCTCCCTCTCCATATCCCCGATAAAAAATGAAGAAGGCATTGTTATCGGGGCTTCGACCAGTGCTCACGATATCACGGTGCAGAAAGAGATGCAGGACCAGATCCTCCGGTCGAGGAATGAGTGGGAGCTAACCTTCGATGCAGTTCCCGATATGATCGCCATCATCGACCGGAACCACCGGATTGTGCGGATCAATCAGTCCATGGCCAGGAGACTCAACCTCACTCCTGAAGAGGCTGTCGGCCGGGCCTGTTACCAGCTCGTGCACAATCTCTCCGCTCCCCTGGAAATCTGCCCCCACTCCCGGCTCCTTATCGACGGGAATTCCCATTCCGCTGAGATTCACGAAAATGCCCTCGATGGGGAATTCCAGATAACCGTCTCCCCGCTGCACAACCCTGCGGGCGAAGTGACCGGGAGTGTTCATATCCTTCACGACATCACCGCGTTCAGGAAAGCCCAGGACGTCCTGGAGGACCGGGAACGTTTTCTCAACCGTCTCCTTGAGACGATTTCCAATCCGATTTTCTACAAGGATAAAAACGGTTTTTTTCTGGGATGCAACTCATCGTTTGAAAAATACCTGGGTCTCAGAAAAGACCAGATTATCGGAAAGACGGTCTATGATATTGCCCCCAAAGAGCTCGCTGACATTTATTTCCGGAAAGACAGCGAGCTCTTCGCATCCCCCGGCACCCAGATCTATGAATCGCAGGTGCGTTACGCGGACGGCACCGTACACGATGTCATCTTCACCAAGTCCACGTTCAACGGCCGGGATGGCAGGATCGAAGGTCTTGTGGGAGTAATTCTCGATATCACGGATCGCAAGCAGTGGGAACTGGCCCTGCAGCAGGCAAACAACAAGCTCAATATGCTCTCCTCGATAACACGGCATGACATCCTCAACCAGCTCATGGGACTACGGGCATTTCTTGAATTGTCCCGGGAGATGGTAACCGATCCCGAAGTCCAGGGATTTATCGAAGGTGAGGAACGCGCAGCAGAAGCCATCGGGAGGCAGATCGAGTTCACCCGGTATTACCAGGATATCGGGGTCCAGGCCCCCCGGTGGCACGATCTCGGACAGATCGTTCGAAGTTCCCTGTCGCAACTGAACCTGGGACATACATCGGTGGATATTAAATTACCGGATACCGAGGTTTACGCAGATCCCCTCATTGAGAAAGTGTTTTACAATCTCGTGGAAAATTCGCTCCGCCATGGCGAGGGTGTGACTCGTATAACATTCTCCCAGGAGGAAACTCCCGAGGGGCTGGTCGTGTCGTACATGGACGATGGTATCGGGATATCTTCAGAGGATAAGGCCCGGCTTTTCCAGAAAGGGTTTGGCAAGAATACCGGTCTCGGTCTCTTTCTGTCCCGCGAGATCCTCTCGATCACCGGCCTTTCCATCCGCGAAACCGGTATACCCGGGAGCGGTGTCCGGTTCGAGATTATTGCACCGAAGGGAAAGTACAGGATCCACTCCCCATCCGGTCCCTGA
- a CDS encoding agmatine deiminase family protein: MEPGTVVIGLIQMAVGQDMEKNRKKAQEQVEAAVTAGARIICLPELYRSRYFPQHIGTDISGIAETIPGESTDIFASIAKRHGVVIIVPVLEKTPEGRVYNAAVVIDADGNFKTPYHKVHIPQDPGFFEKEYFYPGEVYQVYSTQYGRIAVLICFDQWFPEAARCVALEGADIIFYPTAIGHPGGDIPAEGNWQEAWELIQRSHAIANSVHVAAVNRVGREGETRFFGGSFVCDAFGKVIAKADDTEETLLATIDLSMNKAVSDSWGFLRNRRPETYGRIGTYFPGESGIFPALREGDTPNNRGFHMPAEWEPHAAVWLSWPHSTDTFPKLSLVEEAYYEFIATIHQSERVELFVPTAIVHRKVRSRLREMGVDLLRITLHTNEYTDVWIRDYGPTFVVNRALRKLALVRWNFNAWGEKYENQIRDGKVPFMMNRRLNLSMFEPGIILEGGSIDVNGRGTVLTTRACLLNPNRNPSLSADEIEEKLKAWLGVEQVIWLNKGVEGDDTDGHIDDIARFVGPSTVVCAYETDSTDENYAALHENYEILRQSCDQEGQPLTVVKLPMPKKIADGDERYPASYTNFYIGNTTVIVPIFGDPADAEAIRILQELFPGRKVVGINARAMVEGFGSFHCGTQQQPEI; encoded by the coding sequence ATGGAACCGGGAACCGTCGTAATCGGTCTTATCCAGATGGCTGTTGGCCAGGACATGGAAAAGAACCGGAAAAAAGCACAGGAGCAGGTCGAAGCTGCAGTTACGGCAGGTGCCCGGATCATCTGCCTCCCTGAACTGTACCGCTCCCGGTATTTCCCCCAGCACATCGGCACCGATATCTCAGGGATCGCAGAAACCATCCCCGGTGAATCAACAGACATTTTTGCATCCATAGCGAAGAGACACGGCGTGGTCATCATCGTTCCGGTCCTGGAAAAAACCCCGGAAGGCCGGGTCTATAATGCCGCAGTAGTCATCGACGCAGATGGGAATTTTAAAACCCCCTACCATAAAGTCCACATCCCGCAGGATCCCGGATTCTTTGAAAAGGAATACTTTTACCCGGGGGAGGTGTACCAGGTCTATTCCACGCAGTACGGGCGTATCGCCGTGCTCATCTGTTTCGACCAGTGGTTCCCGGAGGCTGCCCGGTGCGTGGCACTGGAAGGGGCAGACATCATCTTTTATCCCACGGCGATCGGACATCCCGGCGGGGACATTCCCGCGGAAGGAAACTGGCAGGAAGCATGGGAGCTTATCCAGCGCAGCCATGCAATAGCCAACAGTGTCCACGTGGCAGCCGTCAACAGGGTTGGCAGGGAAGGGGAGACCCGGTTCTTTGGCGGATCCTTTGTCTGCGATGCCTTTGGGAAGGTTATTGCAAAAGCAGATGATACCGAAGAAACGCTCCTCGCAACCATCGATCTCTCGATGAACAAGGCCGTGAGCGATTCGTGGGGTTTTCTCCGGAACCGCCGCCCGGAAACCTACGGCAGGATAGGCACTTACTTCCCGGGCGAGAGCGGGATATTCCCAGCATTGCGCGAGGGAGATACCCCGAATAACCGCGGGTTCCACATGCCTGCCGAATGGGAACCCCACGCAGCAGTCTGGCTCTCCTGGCCTCACAGCACGGATACATTCCCGAAACTCTCTCTTGTGGAAGAGGCATACTACGAGTTCATAGCAACGATCCACCAGTCCGAAAGAGTTGAACTGTTTGTCCCGACCGCCATCGTCCACCGGAAAGTAAGATCCCGCCTGCGGGAGATGGGTGTTGATCTTTTGCGGATCACCCTCCATACCAACGAATATACCGATGTCTGGATCCGGGATTACGGCCCCACGTTTGTGGTCAACCGGGCACTTCGGAAACTGGCACTTGTCCGCTGGAATTTCAATGCCTGGGGAGAGAAATACGAGAACCAGATCCGGGACGGGAAAGTTCCCTTCATGATGAACCGCCGTCTCAACCTGTCCATGTTCGAGCCGGGGATCATTCTTGAAGGCGGCTCAATCGATGTGAACGGCAGGGGAACGGTCCTGACCACCAGGGCCTGCCTCCTCAATCCCAACCGCAACCCCTCACTATCTGCCGATGAAATAGAGGAGAAGCTAAAGGCCTGGCTCGGTGTCGAACAGGTGATCTGGCTCAATAAAGGGGTCGAGGGGGACGATACCGATGGCCACATCGATGATATTGCCCGGTTCGTCGGCCCTTCGACGGTAGTCTGCGCGTACGAAACGGATAGTACCGATGAAAATTACGCTGCCCTCCATGAGAATTACGAAATTCTCCGCCAGTCGTGTGATCAGGAAGGGCAACCGCTTACCGTTGTAAAGCTGCCCATGCCGAAAAAGATTGCAGACGGGGATGAACGGTACCCGGCGAGTTATACGAATTTTTACATCGGCAATACCACGGTCATTGTCCCGATATTTGGCGACCCGGCTGATGCAGAGGCGATCAGGATCCTGCAGGAACTCTTTCCCGGAAGGAAGGTTGTGGGGATTAATGCCCGGGCCATGGTTGAAGGGTTCGGCTCATTCCATTGCGGTACACAGCAGCAGCCCGAAATATAA
- a CDS encoding EFR1 family ferrodoxin (N-terminal region resembles flavodoxins. C-terminal ferrodoxin region binds two 4Fe-4S clusters.): MKTILYYFTGTGNSLAAARGLARGIENCELVSIASVGENIPEIVPAADRVGIVCPVYFSGLPVMVASFASRLNISRSGYTFAVVTMGGSGGIPTLRQLDSILAKQPGQGLDAGFTVKMPGNYILLYESPTGPKREKILAAADQKIAEITSAVDMGLAVRIPFSLTGELIHRLFYPRFARHVHEDDRNFSVTEKCTSCGTCAAVCPARNIEIQDGRPSWLHHCELCCACIHICPTRAIGAGQSTAKRERYRNPSVSIADLKKQPGE; the protein is encoded by the coding sequence ATGAAGACCATTCTTTATTATTTTACCGGCACCGGAAACTCGCTTGCTGCAGCACGGGGTCTCGCCCGTGGTATTGAGAACTGCGAACTGGTGTCTATAGCCTCAGTCGGGGAAAATATCCCGGAGATTGTCCCGGCCGCAGACCGGGTCGGCATTGTGTGCCCGGTCTATTTCTCCGGACTTCCTGTTATGGTCGCATCGTTTGCCTCCCGTCTCAACATTTCCCGTTCCGGCTACACGTTTGCTGTGGTTACCATGGGTGGCTCTGGTGGCATTCCGACCCTCCGGCAGCTCGACAGTATCCTTGCGAAACAGCCCGGGCAGGGGCTTGATGCCGGGTTCACTGTGAAGATGCCAGGCAATTATATCCTGTTGTACGAATCCCCGACAGGACCGAAGCGGGAAAAGATCCTTGCAGCTGCAGATCAGAAAATTGCAGAAATAACTTCGGCTGTTGATATGGGTCTCGCTGTACGAATTCCCTTCTCACTGACCGGCGAACTCATCCACCGCCTCTTCTATCCACGGTTCGCCCGCCATGTCCATGAAGATGACCGTAATTTCTCGGTCACGGAAAAATGCACATCATGCGGAACCTGCGCCGCCGTGTGTCCTGCTCGTAATATCGAGATCCAGGATGGGCGACCATCATGGCTGCATCACTGCGAGCTCTGCTGTGCCTGCATCCACATCTGTCCCACGCGGGCAATCGGGGCCGGGCAAAGCACTGCAAAGCGGGAACGATACCGGAACCCTTCGGTTAGTATCGCTGACCTGAAAAAACAGCCCGGGGAATAA
- a CDS encoding SpoIIE family protein phosphatase → MKGLSFRLPACSVLVKILLVFLVLSVLSLLVCGLVAYVTISNVGFSAEKDSISLGNKAVDAATGALKDAAEKNLVQLASDQADLTNVLFEDTITEMEILATQAETAGYNSPIAPLTRPYARENPPADPADATVIFLAPGSRATKDSEEYRTVAGMSDLLRGVYYADGNLTSVYVVTDSGIVVMYPWRSFENGTIDPRNRDWFTGAEKAGDVYWSEPYRDSATNDIVVTSSKAVRTRFGTWVVGSDVTVGDINSAFLNQALDGRGYAVLMDNKGTIISRPNLSSGETMGAGTYVPENVFRGDNPALAVISRNMTAGKKGLETTNFNNVETYVAYAPVRSLNWSFAVSMPVDEITAPIQPTRDMIVAATILTGARIDEQTDRVRDIFTVLVLALIIVVAILSVYLARIITRPVEALKKGTLAIGHGDLDYRVRLETRDEFEDLAHSFNQMAGDLRKNIDELRRTTAEKERYTKELEIAKEIQESFLPEFIPEIPGYDIAATTIPAMEIGGDLYDFLPLKGGHWGFLIADVSGKSVSAALYMALSRTLFHASGSEHQHPSATVQWVNRMLFDDGRSGMFITVFYGVLDPEKKTFAYVNAGHNPPILVKKNGEKARYLEGRDIALGVLPEVKAASHALLLEPGDLLVLYTDGITEAFNEVNVDFSEERLVAYLEKNRSLPAREILAGLLAEIQEFRGNAPQSDDITLLVIRVE, encoded by the coding sequence ATGAAAGGGCTGTCGTTCCGCCTGCCGGCCTGCAGCGTTCTTGTAAAAATCCTGCTGGTATTTCTTGTCCTTTCGGTCCTGTCACTCCTTGTTTGCGGTCTTGTGGCGTATGTCACGATCAGCAATGTAGGGTTCTCCGCAGAAAAGGACAGCATCTCTCTTGGAAACAAGGCAGTCGATGCTGCTACCGGCGCCCTGAAGGATGCTGCTGAAAAAAACCTGGTCCAGCTGGCTTCCGATCAAGCGGATCTTACCAATGTCCTTTTTGAGGACACGATCACCGAGATGGAGATCCTTGCCACACAGGCCGAAACGGCAGGATACAATTCTCCGATCGCCCCCCTCACCCGACCCTACGCCCGGGAGAATCCCCCGGCTGATCCCGCGGACGCGACCGTCATCTTTCTTGCACCCGGTTCCCGTGCCACAAAAGATTCCGAGGAGTACCGTACCGTTGCCGGCATGAGCGATCTTCTCCGGGGCGTGTATTATGCCGATGGCAACCTCACGAGCGTTTACGTTGTTACTGATTCCGGGATTGTTGTGATGTATCCCTGGCGGAGTTTTGAAAACGGTACTATAGATCCCCGGAACCGTGACTGGTTTACCGGTGCAGAAAAGGCAGGGGATGTCTACTGGTCTGAACCGTACAGGGATTCTGCAACGAATGATATCGTGGTGACATCTTCAAAAGCAGTCCGGACCCGGTTTGGTACCTGGGTTGTCGGGAGCGATGTTACGGTCGGTGATATCAATTCGGCCTTCCTCAACCAGGCACTTGACGGACGGGGCTATGCAGTACTCATGGATAACAAGGGCACAATTATCAGCCGCCCCAATCTCTCCTCGGGAGAAACCATGGGTGCGGGAACGTACGTTCCGGAAAATGTATTCCGGGGCGATAATCCTGCCCTTGCAGTAATCAGCAGGAACATGACTGCTGGCAAAAAAGGCCTTGAAACGACAAATTTCAACAATGTCGAGACATATGTTGCCTATGCCCCGGTCAGATCCCTGAACTGGAGTTTTGCTGTTTCCATGCCTGTAGATGAGATCACGGCACCAATACAACCCACCCGGGATATGATCGTTGCGGCAACCATTCTCACTGGTGCCCGGATCGATGAGCAGACAGACCGCGTACGGGATATCTTTACCGTACTCGTCCTGGCCCTCATCATTGTTGTCGCCATCCTTTCTGTTTACCTGGCACGGATCATAACCCGTCCCGTGGAAGCTCTTAAGAAAGGTACACTGGCTATCGGCCATGGGGATCTGGATTACCGGGTCCGGCTGGAAACCCGCGACGAGTTCGAGGACCTTGCCCACTCATTCAACCAGATGGCCGGTGATCTCAGGAAAAATATTGACGAACTCCGGCGTACGACCGCAGAGAAAGAGCGGTATACAAAAGAGCTCGAGATTGCAAAGGAGATCCAGGAGAGTTTCCTTCCCGAGTTCATCCCGGAGATCCCCGGTTACGATATCGCTGCCACAACCATCCCCGCCATGGAGATCGGGGGTGACCTGTATGATTTCCTCCCTCTCAAAGGCGGGCACTGGGGTTTCCTGATCGCCGATGTGTCCGGGAAGAGTGTGAGTGCTGCCCTGTATATGGCGCTGTCCCGGACACTCTTCCACGCGAGCGGAAGCGAACATCAGCACCCAAGCGCGACCGTCCAGTGGGTGAACCGGATGCTCTTTGATGACGGGCGATCGGGTATGTTCATCACGGTCTTTTACGGGGTGCTCGATCCGGAAAAAAAGACATTTGCCTATGTCAACGCGGGGCACAATCCTCCGATCCTCGTGAAGAAGAACGGGGAGAAGGCCCGCTACCTGGAAGGCCGGGATATCGCACTGGGTGTGCTTCCGGAAGTGAAAGCCGCCTCGCATGCCCTTCTCCTGGAACCGGGCGATCTCCTCGTCTTGTATACGGACGGGATAACGGAGGCGTTCAACGAGGTGAATGTGGATTTCAGTGAAGAACGCCTGGTTGCCTACCTGGAGAAGAACCGGTCTCTCCCGGCCCGGGAAATTCTCGCAGGTCTTTTAGCCGAGATCCAGGAATTCCGGGGTAATGCCCCCCAGTCAGATGATATTACCCTGCTCGTGATCCGGGTGGAGTGA
- a CDS encoding helix-turn-helix transcriptional regulator, translated as MKNKIKVFRAMHDLTQEDLALAIGVTRQTILAIEKGKYVPSLDLAFRIARRFDVNIEEVFTYESEVRTIDID; from the coding sequence ATGAAGAATAAGATCAAGGTGTTCCGGGCAATGCACGATCTCACGCAGGAAGATCTCGCGTTAGCTATCGGCGTCACCCGGCAGACCATTCTTGCCATAGAAAAAGGCAAATATGTTCCGTCCCTGGATCTGGCTTTCAGGATCGCACGCCGCTTCGATGTAAATATTGAAGAAGTCTTCACGTACGAGAGTGAAGTGCGGACTATCGATATCGACTGA
- a CDS encoding DUF2178 domain-containing protein — MKKNTFYLFVGCIALALLGIFWYSVEVHNALLIEAAFVIGIVIVYLARKKVTDLIEDERSAKITEKAALRTFQVFWVVFCAFSIGAVMNLLYLPHFPRPRVSGPSGDILALEIMPTRILGYFQLGLLCLMIFLYVGFRLYYARKYGDWETDEE, encoded by the coding sequence ATGAAGAAAAATACGTTCTATCTTTTTGTGGGGTGTATCGCTCTTGCCCTTCTGGGAATTTTCTGGTACTCCGTGGAAGTTCACAATGCCCTGCTGATAGAGGCAGCGTTCGTCATCGGGATAGTGATCGTCTACCTGGCCCGAAAGAAAGTAACCGATCTTATCGAAGATGAGCGCAGCGCGAAAATTACGGAAAAAGCGGCCCTGCGGACATTCCAGGTTTTCTGGGTTGTGTTCTGCGCCTTTTCTATCGGGGCGGTCATGAACCTGCTCTACCTCCCCCACTTCCCGCGACCGCGGGTTAGCGGTCCTTCCGGTGATATCCTGGCCTTAGAGATTATGCCCACCAGGATACTGGGGTATTTCCAGCTGGGGCTCCTGTGCCTGATGATCTTCCTCTATGTTGGCTTCAGGCTGTACTATGCCAGAAAGTACGGGGATTGGGAGACCGATGAAGAATAA
- a CDS encoding cation diffusion facilitator family transporter: MSHEVTDNSAAEGSYSSKQRTVLTSLVVDFVLWLPDIAAAILSGSIVLFADAVKCANEILATFFAYLTIRKMAKGGAGVYDYGMGKFETVTSVITGGVMFISLALVFLVAIYRIAVPAEIVHEGAYLGIFLMVVGVCTNSWLWHKNLRLYRKEPSPIMDSQWRLFRTKAFSDFVVLLSLIATIGLSHYGWSLYIDPLASFVIAGFLLFSGYRVITTSLPDLLDKTLDEELQMVIVRHLADFFHDYSALHGVRSRRSGNNVYIEIFLEFDGEHRMSEVQDNINRIKQSLEATIPRSHVSIVPTTAPVNSDGSPDDKAKKA; encoded by the coding sequence ATGTCTCACGAAGTCACCGACAATAGTGCCGCGGAAGGATCGTACTCCTCCAAGCAGCGGACGGTTCTTACCAGCCTTGTTGTTGATTTCGTTCTCTGGCTCCCCGATATTGCTGCGGCCATCCTCTCCGGTTCGATCGTCCTGTTTGCCGATGCCGTGAAATGCGCAAACGAGATCCTTGCAACCTTCTTTGCCTATCTCACGATCCGGAAGATGGCGAAAGGTGGCGCCGGGGTATACGATTACGGCATGGGAAAATTCGAGACGGTCACCTCTGTTATCACGGGTGGGGTGATGTTCATCTCGCTCGCTCTTGTCTTCCTCGTGGCTATCTATCGGATCGCCGTACCTGCGGAGATTGTCCATGAGGGGGCATACCTGGGTATTTTCCTGATGGTTGTCGGCGTCTGTACGAATTCCTGGCTCTGGCACAAGAACCTCCGGCTGTACCGGAAGGAACCGTCCCCAATCATGGATTCGCAATGGCGCCTTTTCAGAACCAAGGCGTTCTCGGATTTTGTTGTTCTGCTCTCCCTTATTGCAACCATCGGACTCTCTCATTATGGCTGGTCGCTCTATATCGACCCCCTGGCATCCTTCGTTATTGCCGGGTTCCTGCTCTTCTCCGGCTACCGGGTCATCACTACCTCGCTCCCCGATCTCCTCGACAAAACACTTGATGAAGAGCTCCAGATGGTGATTGTCCGGCACCTGGCGGATTTTTTCCATGATTACTCTGCACTCCACGGTGTCCGTTCCCGCCGCTCCGGCAACAACGTATACATCGAGATCTTCCTCGAATTTGATGGTGAACATCGAATGAGTGAAGTTCAGGATAACATCAACCGGATCAAACAGTCGCTTGAGGCAACGATTCCCCGGAGTCATGTGAGTATTGTTCCCACCACTGCGCCCGTGAACTCCGACGGATCACCGGATGATAAGGCAAAAAAGGCATGA
- a CDS encoding VIT1/CCC1 transporter family protein, producing MPEKTVPPSPLPAFLALQKAEMTEYLIYTKIAAATKDPHNREVLTRIAGEELHHYQIWKRYTQKDVPPSFVLAWIYALAARILGITFTLKILERVEHRAQNLDRTMPSDIPEVAGILENEERHEQELIALIDEERLKYVGSVVLGLNDALVEFTGTLAGLTFAIQNTQIIAVAGLIMGVAASLSMAASEYLSQRSDAGPTDPFKASVYTGFTYIVTVAILILPFLVLPSPYLALVFTLCGAVSIIFFFTFYISVARDLPFWRRFGEMAAISLGIAAISFVIGLVIRVFLNVNV from the coding sequence ATGCCTGAGAAAACCGTTCCTCCCAGCCCGTTACCGGCATTTCTTGCCCTGCAGAAAGCTGAAATGACCGAGTACCTGATCTACACGAAGATAGCAGCCGCAACAAAAGATCCCCATAACCGGGAAGTCCTTACACGGATTGCCGGTGAAGAGCTCCACCATTACCAGATCTGGAAACGGTATACGCAAAAAGATGTCCCCCCGTCATTCGTTCTCGCATGGATCTATGCCCTCGCAGCCCGGATCCTCGGGATTACGTTCACCCTCAAGATCCTTGAGCGGGTCGAACACCGGGCGCAGAACCTGGACCGGACAATGCCCTCCGACATACCGGAAGTTGCGGGGATCCTTGAGAACGAAGAACGGCATGAACAGGAGCTCATAGCCCTCATTGACGAAGAGCGGCTGAAATATGTTGGCTCCGTGGTGCTCGGACTCAACGATGCCCTCGTGGAATTTACCGGCACGCTCGCAGGGCTCACGTTTGCCATCCAGAACACCCAGATCATTGCCGTTGCCGGTCTTATCATGGGGGTAGCGGCTTCCCTTTCCATGGCAGCATCGGAATACCTCTCGCAGCGTTCGGACGCCGGGCCCACCGACCCCTTCAAGGCATCGGTTTATACCGGTTTCACGTATATCGTGACCGTTGCTATCCTGATCCTGCCATTCCTCGTCCTTCCGTCTCCCTATCTTGCGCTCGTATTTACGCTGTGCGGGGCTGTGAGCATTATCTTCTTCTTTACCTTCTACATCTCGGTAGCCAGGGACCTCCCCTTCTGGAGGAGGTTTGGCGAGATGGCTGCGATCAGTCTTGGCATTGCAGCGATATCCTTTGTTATCGGCCTCGTAATACGGGTATTTTTGAATGTCAATGTCTAG